A genomic segment from Micromonospora echinaurantiaca encodes:
- the nucS gene encoding endonuclease NucS codes for MRLVIAKCSVDYVGRLSAHLPPATRLLMVKADGSVSIHADDRAYKPLNWMSPPCRLEEAPGVWRVVNKAGEELRITLEEIFQDTSYDLGVDPGLRKDGVEAHLQELLAANPTALGEGFTLIRREYMTAIGPVDLLCRDGQNATVAVEVKRRGEIDGVEQLTRYLELLNRDPLLAPVAGVFAAQEIKPQARVLATDRGIRCVVVDYDKLRGIERDELTLF; via the coding sequence GTGCGGTTGGTGATTGCGAAGTGCTCGGTGGACTACGTCGGACGGCTCTCGGCCCACCTGCCGCCGGCCACCCGGTTGCTGATGGTGAAGGCGGACGGGTCGGTGTCCATCCACGCCGACGACCGGGCGTACAAGCCACTCAACTGGATGAGCCCGCCGTGCCGGCTGGAGGAGGCACCGGGCGTCTGGCGGGTGGTCAACAAGGCCGGCGAGGAGCTGCGGATCACCCTGGAGGAGATCTTCCAGGACACCTCGTACGACCTGGGTGTCGACCCGGGCCTGCGCAAGGACGGCGTGGAGGCGCACCTGCAGGAACTGCTGGCGGCCAACCCGACGGCGCTGGGCGAGGGCTTCACGCTGATCCGCCGGGAGTACATGACCGCGATCGGCCCGGTCGACCTGCTCTGCCGGGACGGGCAGAACGCCACGGTCGCCGTCGAGGTGAAGCGCCGGGGCGAGATCGACGGCGTCGAGCAGCTCACCCGCTACCTGGAACTGCTCAACCGCGACCCGCTGCTGGCCCCGGTGGCCGGTGTCTTCGCGGCACAGGAGATCAAGCCGCAGGCCCGGGTGCTCGCCACCGACCGGGGGATCCGCTGCGTGGTGGTGGACTACGACAAGCTGCGCGGCATCGAGCGGGACGAGCTGACCCTGTTCTGA